One genomic segment of Arthrobacter sp. JZ12 includes these proteins:
- a CDS encoding Ldh family oxidoreductase, which yields MTRLNEKDPFDDERHLMTLYPADTVRAQILAILNAWGLPEDKAKTTAEVMVETDLSGVDSHGISMLPSYQRLIDQGKLDTRTEPEVTMRTGATAVVDGGNSLGHPTMVSAMELAIWKARESGVGVVVVRRSLHFGAAGYYARIAADAGLIGLVTTTTRTKAVVPTRGTRPLLGTNPLAFAAPSSDPDAPFVLDMSTSTVAVNKVKVYDYLGQDLPAGWAVDEHGEPVTDSALAYSYLRNEEHGGLTPLGGTEPLASHKGFGLALMVQILAGALAGAAFAPLKDADDADNIGHFCLAINPASFGEPAQFAQSVSQILDTLRAEPPASPDRPVLVPGDIERQTRAERVQTGIPLSDALLSQLREICSKNGADFLLGP from the coding sequence ATGACCCGCTTGAATGAAAAAGACCCGTTCGACGACGAAAGGCACCTCATGACCCTCTACCCGGCAGACACCGTGCGAGCACAGATCCTCGCAATCCTTAATGCGTGGGGGTTGCCCGAGGACAAGGCGAAAACGACGGCGGAGGTCATGGTTGAAACGGACCTTTCCGGCGTCGATTCGCACGGCATCTCAATGCTGCCCAGCTACCAGCGGCTCATCGATCAGGGCAAACTGGACACCCGCACCGAGCCGGAAGTGACCATGAGGACGGGCGCCACCGCCGTCGTCGACGGTGGAAACAGCCTGGGCCATCCCACCATGGTGAGCGCCATGGAACTGGCTATCTGGAAGGCTCGGGAGAGCGGCGTCGGAGTGGTGGTGGTGCGCCGGTCCCTCCACTTCGGCGCGGCCGGCTACTACGCCCGGATAGCGGCGGATGCGGGTCTGATCGGGCTGGTCACCACCACCACGCGCACCAAGGCGGTGGTTCCCACCCGCGGCACCAGGCCGCTGCTCGGCACCAATCCCCTGGCTTTCGCGGCACCGAGCAGCGACCCCGACGCGCCGTTTGTCCTGGACATGTCGACAAGCACGGTGGCCGTTAACAAAGTCAAGGTGTACGACTACCTGGGGCAGGACCTACCCGCCGGCTGGGCGGTCGACGAGCACGGCGAACCGGTGACGGACTCCGCCCTCGCCTACTCCTACCTGCGGAACGAGGAACACGGCGGCCTCACTCCCCTCGGCGGCACCGAGCCGCTGGCCAGCCACAAGGGCTTCGGGCTGGCGCTGATGGTGCAGATCCTCGCGGGCGCACTGGCCGGCGCCGCGTTCGCGCCGCTAAAGGACGCGGACGACGCCGACAACATCGGACACTTCTGCCTCGCCATCAATCCGGCCTCCTTCGGCGAGCCGGCGCAATTTGCACAGTCCGTTTCGCAGATCCTCGATACGCTGCGGGCAGAACCGCCGGCCTCCCCCGATCGACCCGTCCTGGTGCCCGGAGATATTGAGCGGCAGACCCGGGCGGAGCGGGTGCAGACCGGAATCCCCCTCAGCGATGCACTCCTGTCCCAACTCAGGGAGATCTGCTCGAAGAACGGGGCTGACTTCCTGCTCGGCCCATGA
- a CDS encoding DNA alkylation repair protein, protein MAGAAVTETSVDEVLAELAALEDPRIREVNQKHGDDHGVNLTKLRAVAKRLKNQHALARKLWITGDSAARLLALLICRPKEFTQNELDAMLRDSRTPKVQDWLVGYVVKKSPHAEDLRRSWFDDADPMVASAGWALTSERVVKKPEGLDLKGLLDIIEAQMKGAPERLQWAMNTCLAQIGIEHAEYRVRALKIGARLEVLKDYPTPPGCTSPYAPIWIGEMVRRQSAK, encoded by the coding sequence AACTGGCCGCCCTCGAGGATCCCCGGATCCGTGAGGTGAACCAAAAGCACGGTGACGACCACGGCGTGAACCTCACCAAACTCCGGGCAGTAGCCAAGCGACTGAAGAACCAGCATGCGCTGGCTCGGAAGCTGTGGATCACCGGGGACTCGGCTGCGCGGTTGTTGGCACTCCTGATCTGCCGGCCGAAGGAGTTCACCCAAAACGAACTCGATGCCATGTTGAGGGACTCCCGCACGCCGAAGGTGCAGGACTGGCTGGTGGGATACGTGGTGAAGAAGTCGCCGCACGCCGAGGACCTGCGCCGGTCTTGGTTCGACGACGCAGATCCCATGGTGGCCAGTGCCGGTTGGGCCCTGACCAGCGAACGCGTGGTCAAGAAGCCCGAGGGCCTGGACCTGAAAGGGCTGCTCGACATCATCGAAGCGCAGATGAAGGGCGCGCCGGAGCGGCTGCAGTGGGCCATGAACACGTGCCTGGCGCAGATCGGCATCGAGCACGCCGAATATCGCGTACGCGCCCTAAAGATCGGTGCACGGCTCGAGGTACTCAAGGATTACCCCACGCCGCCGGGATGCACGTCCCCCTACGCACCCATCTGGATCGGCGAGATGGTGCGCCGCCAGAGCGCGAAGTAG
- a CDS encoding maleylpyruvate isomerase family mycothiol-dependent enzyme — protein MGDSAEIWSLVHAERRRLVEDLSALTPEQWSRPSLCPGWDVHDVVAHLVDTARTSRLSFVHDMIAARGNFDRANDLGIVRTKQADPQDTLAALQDAMSLTRTPPANLATRLVEAVVHGEDIRRPLGIPGHHPDSAVTRALRYQLRTPVSFGGGRERAAGFRLMDSASGAAWGNGNDVAGPALDLLLAVSGRQVDGDRFRGSGAARFVTACAPQPEAGR, from the coding sequence ATGGGGGACTCAGCAGAAATCTGGTCACTGGTCCATGCCGAACGCCGTCGCCTCGTTGAGGACCTGTCGGCCCTCACCCCGGAGCAGTGGAGCCGGCCTTCGCTCTGCCCGGGCTGGGACGTGCACGACGTCGTCGCGCACCTGGTCGACACCGCACGCACCAGCCGGCTCTCCTTCGTCCACGACATGATTGCCGCGCGTGGGAACTTCGACCGCGCTAACGACCTCGGCATCGTGCGGACTAAGCAGGCAGACCCGCAGGACACACTTGCCGCGCTCCAGGACGCGATGAGCCTCACCCGCACTCCCCCGGCCAACCTCGCTACCCGGTTGGTGGAGGCGGTGGTCCACGGCGAGGACATCCGCCGTCCGCTGGGCATTCCCGGGCACCACCCAGACAGTGCGGTCACCCGGGCCCTTAGGTACCAGCTGCGCACACCTGTCTCCTTCGGCGGAGGGCGCGAGCGGGCGGCAGGCTTCCGGCTGATGGACAGCGCGTCCGGTGCGGCGTGGGGGAACGGGAACGACGTCGCCGGTCCGGCTCTTGACCTTCTCCTCGCCGTGTCCGGGCGGCAGGTCGACGGCGACCGGTTCCGGGGCAGCGGTGCTGCCCGCTTCGTCACCGCCTGTGCTCCTCAGCCGGAGGCCGGCAGGTGA
- a CDS encoding glycoside hydrolase family 43 protein, whose translation MNDDDAASQHWLFAYFTPETEADGEQVRFAVNAGPDAKSWTPLNGGNPVLVSDVGERGARDPFILRDHRRDRFVVLATDLRVAADGDWDRAEHRGSRSILVWESDDLITWSGPRLVPIAWENAGNAWAPKAFWSDERDAWLVFFASSLPNTAEVGGGYQRMFVAETTDFSSFTAPVLYLDLGRSVIDVTFLQVGEWRYRFSATSRPAESPEDEAHVFIERGRSLLDPNFEPWVIAVGKGDIRQGEGPAVVLPPDGSAPLLLIDEFGLSGYHLFEAADPDLRTWKHVHDAVLPPRARHGSLLAITAEEHRRLTARWC comes from the coding sequence TTGAACGACGACGACGCCGCGTCCCAGCACTGGCTCTTCGCCTACTTCACGCCCGAAACAGAAGCGGACGGCGAACAGGTCCGCTTCGCCGTGAACGCAGGCCCCGACGCGAAGAGCTGGACGCCCCTCAACGGCGGCAACCCGGTTCTCGTCAGCGACGTCGGCGAGCGCGGCGCCCGCGACCCGTTCATTCTGCGAGACCACCGGCGTGACAGGTTCGTGGTCCTAGCGACCGACCTGCGGGTTGCCGCGGACGGCGACTGGGACCGGGCCGAGCACCGCGGCAGCCGTTCGATCCTGGTGTGGGAGTCCGATGACCTAATCACGTGGTCCGGGCCGCGCCTGGTTCCCATCGCCTGGGAGAACGCGGGCAACGCATGGGCACCGAAGGCTTTCTGGTCCGACGAGCGGGACGCCTGGCTGGTCTTCTTCGCGTCCTCACTTCCGAACACGGCCGAGGTGGGCGGGGGCTACCAGCGCATGTTCGTCGCCGAGACCACTGACTTCTCCAGCTTCACCGCCCCGGTGCTGTACCTCGACCTGGGCAGATCTGTCATCGACGTGACGTTCCTGCAGGTCGGCGAATGGCGCTACCGCTTCTCGGCCACCTCCCGCCCCGCTGAGAGCCCCGAGGACGAGGCCCACGTCTTCATCGAGCGCGGCCGCAGCCTCCTCGACCCGAACTTCGAGCCGTGGGTCATAGCCGTCGGCAAAGGCGACATCCGGCAGGGCGAGGGTCCCGCCGTCGTGCTTCCTCCCGACGGTTCAGCGCCGCTGCTGCTGATCGACGAGTTCGGCCTCAGCGGCTACCACCTGTTTGAAGCCGCCGACCCGGATCTGCGCACCTGGAAGCACGTGCACGACGCCGTCCTGCCGCCTCGTGCGCGGCACGGTTCGTTGCTTGCCATCACCGCAGAGGAACACAGGCGGCTCACCGCCCGCTGGTGCTGA